Genomic window (Desulforapulum autotrophicum HRM2):
TTTACGGTCTGATCACCGGTCCCTTCACCCTGGCCCTCCACCTGCGGGGAACCAACATCTTCATGGACATGATGACCGATGCCGGTTACATGCACAGACTCCTTAACTACTGTGCAGAGGTGGCTGTCACCATTGCCGGATATACCCTTGACACGGGAATGGATGTGGTGGCGCTGGTGGACCCGATGATCTCTCAGATCTCGCCGGCCCATTTTGAGGAGTACATGGCCCTGCCCTTCAAGCGGGTCTTTGATTATATCCGGGAGCGGGGCGCCAAATCCTCGTTTTTTGTCTGCGGAAACGCCACACAAAAGTTGGATGCCATGTGCCGCACCGGCTGTGACTCCATATCGGTGGACGAAAACGTGGACCTGGCCAAGGCCAAGAGGATCTGTGACATCCACGATGTGGTACTGGGCGGAAACATCCCTTTGACCACCGCCATGCTCTTCGGTACCCAGCAGGACAACATGAAGGCCGTGGTGGATCTCATCGACTCCGTGGAGACAAAGCACAACCTTATCATCGCTCCCGGGTGCGACATGCCCTACGCCACCCCCATAGAGAATGTGCTCGCCGCGGAACAGGCCGTACACAACACGGCATCGGTACGGGAGATGGTGAAAAACTACGAAGTCACCGAAGCAGAGTTCACTGGGGAACTGCCGGATTACGACAACCTGGACAAACCCCTGGTCGAAGTCTTTACCCTGGATTCTGTGGCCTGCGCTGCCTGCACTTACATGCTGGCCGTGGGCATGGACGCCCAGGCGGAATTCGGTGAAGAGATCGATGTGGTGGAGCACAAGTACACCCTTCCCGAAAACATTGCCCGCTGTCGCATCATGGGTGTCAAGCAGCTGCCCTCCATCTATATCAATGGTGAACTCAAGCACTCGTCGATCATCCCCTCCCAGCAAGAACTCTTCACTGAAATCAGGGAGGTATTATGACACTCTATATTTTTCTCAGCGGATTTCTCGGATCAGGAAAGACCACCCTTCTCAACACCCTTCTCAAAACCTACAAAGGAATGAGGATCGGGGTCATCGTGAACGACTTCGGCGAAATGGGAATAGACACATCCCTCATTGACACCTTTGACCTGGAAGAAGAAATCCAGGAACTCAAGGCTGGACAAATCTTCTGCTCCTGCCTCTCCGGCTCCTTTGTAAAATCGGTCCTGGCCTACAGGGAAATAAAACCCGAACTGCTCATCGTGGAGTGCTCCGGCCTGGCCAAGCCCTCCGGCCTCAGGGATATCACGCGGGCCATAGACCTCGAAGCCCCGGGAGAATTCACCTGCGGCGGGATGGTCTGCCTCGTGGACGGGGAGCGCCACATGCAGATGGAACAAAGCCTCATGGTACTCACCGAGCAGATGGAGGCCAGCGACGTACTTTTGATCACCAAGGCAGACCTCCTGGAGACACCTGCCAGGGATGAACTGTTCCTCCATCTGACCCAACGTTACCCCTTCAAGGAGATTCTCTTCTCAACCCGTGGAAAATTCGACGGCGATCTTCTTGACCTCCTCGCCAAACGCCGTGATGCTTACCTCTCCCTGGACACCGACCGGTTCAACGGATGGGGCAAGAAAGGGCGGCCCACATCCTTTGTCATAACCCCCCACCGGAGAACGGCCAGGGAAATGCACCAAAGCCTGACACCTTACCTGGGCAGACTCTACCGTATCAAGGGAGAGGTGGAAACCACCGACCGCGGTTCCCTCTTTTTTGACGGAACCTCAGCCGGTATTGAGATGCGCAAGCCCCCGCGCCATATGGATCCGGGCCTGGTGGTCATCACCCATGACCAGAACCTGCAGTTCGAACTGGGCTTTCTCTAAAAAGTTACCATTGGTTGAGAAAAAGCCCCCAGCCTGATACCGGTACAGAATACCGGTATCGGGCCTGGTCACGTCGGGTTCCGGTCTCCCTCCCTGGGTAAACATCTGACTGAATAGCTCTTCGCCAAGTAGGGATTTTTATCTTTCTCATTTTATGATATTTTATCCATGGGAATTCGGATATCTATTCTCCAGGCTATTTGTACCCTGCACTGGGTGTAAAACTGCTTTAAAGCTTAAGATGACAATATCGTGGCAGATATGAATTAAAAGAGAGAAGATTACAAGGGGGGGAGGTTAAAGAATCATGTCAAAATTACGAAAAGGCTCACAATGGGACCCAAAGATTTCCGTTAGATTGGTAGAAGAATTAACGATGAAGTTTTGAAAGACGTTCATCCTAGGGGTGACAATGACATTTGAAAATCTTTTGAAAGCGTTCATGGATGGCAATGGCCGATTGACGGTGCTGAGCGGTGCCGGGATATCCGCCGAGAGCGGCATCCCCACCTTCAGAGGCCCTGAAGGTTACTGGACCATTGGTTCCCGGGAATATCGGCCAGAAGAGATGGCCACCCACGCCATGTTCTCCCGGGACCCCTGGGAGGTGTGGGCATGGTATCTTTATCGACGAACCGTCTGTGCCAGTGCTGCTCCCAACCACGGACACCGGGCCATTGTGGAAATGGAGGCTTTGTTGGGCGATCGATTCCGCCTGGTGACCCAGAACGTGGACGGACTGCATCTTAATGCGGGCAACAGTCCGTCCAGAACCTTTCAGATTCACGGGAACCTCAATTTCATGAGATGCGCCCAGGGCTGTTGCAACACGCTTTTTCCCTTTCCCGATCAGGTGGAATATAAGAAGAAAAATCAGGCGGTCACCCCGGTGGAAAAAGAGCTGTTGCGCTGTCCCCGGTGCCGGGGTCTTGCCCGTCCCCATGTGTTGTGGTTTGACGAATACTATGATGAAGCCCTGTTCCAGGCGGAAACAGCCTTTCAATGGGCCATTACCACGGATCTGCTGGTGGTGGTGGGTACCGCCGGAGCCACCACTCTGCCCATGCACATCGGCCATATGATTTTTAAAAACCCCCGGGCGATTCTGGTGGACATCAATATAACGGACAACCCCTTTCGTACCCTTGCCCGAAATCATCCCAGGGGGGTGGTGCTGGACGGCCCGGCCGGCGACCATTTAAATAAGATGGTTTCCACCTGGAAGAACCATGCTCTATCCATCCGATAGCCTTCCCATCAAAGGAGTATGAACAGTAATATGAGCACTGAAACAACCCACAAACTGAATCTGCGGAACCTGACAATAGAGGATTATGATGCTGTCCGTCAAATCAGCGCCAAGGTCTACAAAGGATTATCTGCTCCGTGGACGGAAAAGGAGATCAACAACCTTATCAACCGCTTCGGTGAAGGTCAGATCTGCATTGAAGACAAAGGAAAAGCGGTGGCGGTGGCATTATCCATCACAATTACCTTCAGCCTGTTTGGAAAACACCACACCTATGACCAGATTACCGGAAAGGGGACGTTCAGATCCCATGACCCGGAGGGAGACTACCTCTATGGAATCGAGGTTTTTGTGGATCCAGATTATCGTGGTATGCGACTGGGACGGCGACTGTATGATGCTCGAAAAGAGTTGGCCGTCAGCCTGAACCTCAAAGGGATTCTTCTTGGCGGCAGGATTCCCGGGTATAAGGAATACGCCCATCACATGTCAGCACAGGCATATATTTTAAAGGTTCAAAACAGGGAAGTGGTGGATAATGTACTCACCTTTCAACTTTCCAATGACTTTCATGTGCTCAATCTTCTTGACAACTACTGGCTTGAAGACCGTCATTCCCGGGGAAATGCCGTGCTGCTTGAATGGCTGAATATTTATTATCAAAAAAAAACACGCCTCATCGGAGGAACCAAATCCATTGCCAGGGTGAGCGTGGTCCAATGGCAGATGCGCCGGTTTGTATCCTTTGACGATTTCATGCAGCAGGTGGAATTTTTTGTAGATACCGTATCAGATTATAAATCTGACATTGTCCTTTTTCCAGAATTGTTCAATGCCCCGTTGATCCATACGTACAAAGAAAAAAGTCCATCAGAGGCCATGATGATGCTGGCTGAACATACTGAAAATATGCGGACAGCCATGGTGGAGATGGCACTGAGCTACAATATCAACATTGTGACTGGCAGCGTGCCTGCCATCAGCACCAGCGGGGATCTGATGAATGTGGCCTATCTGTGCCGACGTGACGGCACCTGGGACTGTCAAGAAAAACTGCATATCACCCCTGATGAGGAGATTCACTGGAATTTTACCGGTGGAAATAAACTCAAGGTATTTGAAACCGATGTTGGAAAAATCGGCATTTTAATCTGTTATGATGTGGAGTTTCCGGAACTGGCAAGGCTTCAAACCGAAAAAGGTATGAAAATTTTACTGGTACCGTTCTGGACCGATACCCGAAACGGCTACCTCAGGGTGCGCCGCTGCGCCCAGGCACGGGCCATTGAAAATGAGTGCTATGTGGCCATTTCCGGCAGTGTCGGCAATATCCCAAAGGTTGAAACCATGGGAATTCAGTATTCCCAGGCCGCCATCTTTACTCCGTCCGACTTTTCCTTTCCCCACGATGCCATCGCTGCCGAAGCAACCCCCGGTGTTGAAACCACACTGATAACAGATCTGGATCTGGATCTGATCAAAGAACTGCGAGCCAAGGGAAGTGTCCGGAACATGGAAAGCCGACGAACCGATCTCTATAATCTGGTGTGGACTGCATCAGACAAATCAGGATTGTAGAAATTCGGGGCTTTTTGCTGAAACTCGAAAATTCCGAATTTCTTTAGACGTAATTAACCTGTTTTGGAATCTTTTTGATATATTAATTCGATTTACCCCATGTTTTCCATGTTTTAAGGAAAAAAGACCCATTAGAGGGCAGCATCTCCATGGGGCACTTTCGCCAAGAGCAGACTATGTTCCATATCTTTCCATAAAGGTTTTTTCAGCCTCCACCGTAC
Coding sequences:
- a CDS encoding bifunctional GNAT family N-acetyltransferase/carbon-nitrogen hydrolase family protein, producing the protein MSTETTHKLNLRNLTIEDYDAVRQISAKVYKGLSAPWTEKEINNLINRFGEGQICIEDKGKAVAVALSITITFSLFGKHHTYDQITGKGTFRSHDPEGDYLYGIEVFVDPDYRGMRLGRRLYDARKELAVSLNLKGILLGGRIPGYKEYAHHMSAQAYILKVQNREVVDNVLTFQLSNDFHVLNLLDNYWLEDRHSRGNAVLLEWLNIYYQKKTRLIGGTKSIARVSVVQWQMRRFVSFDDFMQQVEFFVDTVSDYKSDIVLFPELFNAPLIHTYKEKSPSEAMMMLAEHTENMRTAMVEMALSYNINIVTGSVPAISTSGDLMNVAYLCRRDGTWDCQEKLHITPDEEIHWNFTGGNKLKVFETDVGKIGILICYDVEFPELARLQTEKGMKILLVPFWTDTRNGYLRVRRCAQARAIENECYVAISGSVGNIPKVETMGIQYSQAAIFTPSDFSFPHDAIAAEATPGVETTLITDLDLDLIKELRAKGSVRNMESRRTDLYNLVWTASDKSGL
- a CDS encoding SIR2 family NAD-dependent protein deacylase, which produces MTFENLLKAFMDGNGRLTVLSGAGISAESGIPTFRGPEGYWTIGSREYRPEEMATHAMFSRDPWEVWAWYLYRRTVCASAAPNHGHRAIVEMEALLGDRFRLVTQNVDGLHLNAGNSPSRTFQIHGNLNFMRCAQGCCNTLFPFPDQVEYKKKNQAVTPVEKELLRCPRCRGLARPHVLWFDEYYDEALFQAETAFQWAITTDLLVVVGTAGATTLPMHIGHMIFKNPRAILVDINITDNPFRTLARNHPRGVVLDGPAGDHLNKMVSTWKNHALSIR
- a CDS encoding uroporphyrinogen decarboxylase family protein, with the protein product MQKMTGRERIMTVLNRKKADSLPWVPFAGVHSGFLTGYDADEVYQDSDKCFESLKKVNQLYKPDGQPIIFDLQLEAEILGCELLWAKDSPPTVITHPLADTKEIPTKIPSPAEGRLPMELDVMRRMKAEFGETTALYGLITGPFTLALHLRGTNIFMDMMTDAGYMHRLLNYCAEVAVTIAGYTLDTGMDVVALVDPMISQISPAHFEEYMALPFKRVFDYIRERGAKSSFFVCGNATQKLDAMCRTGCDSISVDENVDLAKAKRICDIHDVVLGGNIPLTTAMLFGTQQDNMKAVVDLIDSVETKHNLIIAPGCDMPYATPIENVLAAEQAVHNTASVREMVKNYEVTEAEFTGELPDYDNLDKPLVEVFTLDSVACAACTYMLAVGMDAQAEFGEEIDVVEHKYTLPENIARCRIMGVKQLPSIYINGELKHSSIIPSQQELFTEIREVL
- a CDS encoding GTP-binding protein yields the protein MTLYIFLSGFLGSGKTTLLNTLLKTYKGMRIGVIVNDFGEMGIDTSLIDTFDLEEEIQELKAGQIFCSCLSGSFVKSVLAYREIKPELLIVECSGLAKPSGLRDITRAIDLEAPGEFTCGGMVCLVDGERHMQMEQSLMVLTEQMEASDVLLITKADLLETPARDELFLHLTQRYPFKEILFSTRGKFDGDLLDLLAKRRDAYLSLDTDRFNGWGKKGRPTSFVITPHRRTAREMHQSLTPYLGRLYRIKGEVETTDRGSLFFDGTSAGIEMRKPPRHMDPGLVVITHDQNLQFELGFL